A portion of the Gossypium arboreum isolate Shixiya-1 chromosome 8, ASM2569848v2, whole genome shotgun sequence genome contains these proteins:
- the LOC108469586 gene encoding protease Do-like 7, with translation MGDPLERLGSEAAMGLESTIKEELSMEIDPPLKENLATAEDWRKALNKVVPAVVVLRTTACRAFDTEPAGASYATGFVVDKRRGIILTNRHVVKPGPVVAEAMFVNREEITVHPIYRDPVHDFGFFRYNPDAIQFLDYEEIPLSPEAACVGLEIRVVGNDSGEKVSILAGTLARLDRDAPHYKKDGYNDFNTFYMQAASGTKGGSSGSPVIDWQGRAVALNAGSKSSSASAFFLPLERVVRALKFLQKGGDLYMSKWEAISIPRGTLQATFVHKGFDEIRRLGLQSETEQIARHASALGETGMLVVDSVVPGGPAHSHLEPGDVLVRVNGEVITQFLKLETLLDDSVEQKIELEIERGGTPLSVQLVVQDLHSITPAHFLEVSGAVIHPLSYQQARNFRFQCGLVYVSEPGYMLFRAAVPRHAIIKKFAGEEISKLEDLVSVLSKLSRGARVPLEYISYMDRHRRKSVLVTVDRHEWYAPPQIYTRDDSSGLWTAKPAFQLDSMIPSSGVNGKATRMEHVNQVNHQELTDGLSSMETCCEHSSAELNSHNEAGFGSKKRRVEEDMSSDGVLADGSLNETGEVKLENKSATENAVVSDYPGATAAAANASIAEQVIEPTLVMFEVHVPPSCMLDGVHSQHFFGTGVIIYHSRSMGLVAVDKNTVAISSSDVMLSFAAYPIEIPGEVVFLHPVHNYALVAYDPSTLGPVGASVVRAAELLPEPALRRGDSVYLVGLSRSLQATSRKSVVTNPCAALNIASADCPRYRATNMEVIELDTDFGSTFSGVLTDEHGRVRAIWGSFSTQLKFGCNTSEDHQFVRGIPVYAISQVLDKIIAGANGPPLLINGVKRPMPLVRILEVEFYPTLLSKARSFGLSDDWIQALVKKDPVRRQVLRVKGCLAGSKAENLLEQGDMVLAVNKEPVTCFRDIENACQALDNGDNSGNLNMTIFRQGREIDLLVGTDVRDGNGTARVINWCGCIVQDPHPAVRALGYLPEEGHGVYVARWCHGSPVHRYGLYALQWIVEINGKSTPDLDAFVNVTKELEHGEFVRVRTVHLNGKPRVLTLKQDLHYWPTWELRFDPESAIWHRRMIKTLDCRNL, from the exons ATGGGAGACCCATTGGAGAGGTTAGGGTCGGAGGCAGCCATGGGATTAGAATCCACGATCAAAGAAGAGCTTTCCATGGAAATCGATCCTCCGCTCAAAGAGAACCTCGCTACCGCTGAGGATTGGCGGAAGGCCCTCAATAAGGTTGTTCCGGCCGTCGTCGTCCTCCGAACCACTGCTTGCCGGGCTTTTGATACCGAGCCAGCTGGTGCTAGTTATGCTACTGGTTTTGTCGTTGATAAGCGGAGAGGAATTATTCTCACTAATCGCCATGTGGTCAAACCAG GACCTGTTGTTGCCGAAGCAATGTTTGTAAATCGAGAAGAAATTACCGTGCATCCTATATACAGAGATCCG GTACATGATTTTGGCTTCTTTCGTTACAATCCTGATGCCATTCAATTTTTAGACTATGAGGAGATTCCACTTTCCCCAGAGGCTGCTTGTGTTGGTTTAGAAATCAGGGTCGTTGGTAATGATAGCGGAGAGAAG GTTTCCATATTGGCTGGCACTCTTGCTCGTTTGGACAGAGATGCTCCTCATTATAAAAA GGATGGCTATAACGATTTCAACACTTTCTACATGCAA GCGGCATCTGGGACTAAAGGTGGTTCAAGTGGATCCCCAGTGATTGATTGGCAAGGCAGGGCAGTGGCCTTGAATGCTGGTAGCAAGTCATCAAGTGCATCTGCCTTTTTTCTTCCTCTAGAACGA GTAGTAAGGGCATTAAAGTTTCTCCAGAAAGGAGGAGATTTGTACATGAGTAAGTGGGAAGCAATTTCTATTCCTCGTGGTACGCTTCAG GCTACATTTGTCCATAAGGGGTTTGATGAGATACGCAGGCTTGGTCTCCAAAGTGAAACAGAGCAG ATAGCACGCCATGCTTCTGCACTAGGTGAAACTGGAATGCTTGTTGTTGACTCTGTG GTGCCAGGTGGTCCTGCTCATAGTCACTTAGAGCCCGGTGATGTGCTTGTTCGGGTGAATGGGGAG GTAATTACTCAATTTTTGAAGTTGGAAACTTTACTTGATGACAGTGTTGAGCAGAAGATAGAGTTAGAAATTGAAAGAGGTGGCACACCATTGAGTGTGCAATTAGTG gTTCAGGACTTGCACTCAATAACTCCTGCTCACTTCTTAGAAGTAAGTGGTGCTGTAATACATCCCCTGTCTTACCAGCAG GCAAGAAATTTCCGTTTCCAGTGTGGTCTTGTATATGTCTCAGAACCTGG GTATATGCTATTTAGAGCTGCTGTTCCTCGACATGCCATCATTAAGAAGTTTGCTGGTGAGGAGATATCAAAACTTGAGGATCTAGTCTCTGTTCTATCTAAGCTTTCTCGGGGTGCTCGGGTTCCTTTAGAATATATAAGCTACATGGATCGTCATCGGAGAAAG TCTGTCTTGGTCACGGTTGATCGCCATGAATGGTATGCACCTCCACAGATATACACTCGTGATGACAGCTCCGGATTATGGACCGCAAAGCCCGCCTTTCAACTGGATTCCATGATTCCATCATCTGGTGTTAATGGCAAGGCTACTCGTATGGAACATGTCAATCAAGTTAACCACCAAGAGTTGACTGATGGTTTGTCTAGTATGGAAACCTGTTGTGAGCATTCTTCTGCTGAATTGAATTCTCATAATGAAGCAGGTTTTGGTTCAAAAAAAAGACGAGTAGAAGAGGATATGTCATCTGATGGAGTTCTTGCTGATGGTTCGTTAAATGAAACTGGTGAAGTTAAGTTGGAGAATAAAAGTGCCACGGAAAATGCTGTGGTAAGTGACTATCCAGGTGCAACAGCTGCAGCAGCTAATGCTTCAATTGCCGAACAAGTAATAGAGCCTACTCTTGTAATGTTTGAG GTTCATGTGCCACCATCATGCATGCTTGATGGTGTTCATTCGCAACATTTTTTTGGTACTGGCGTCATTATATATCATTCTCGTAGTATGGGCTTGGTTGCTGTTGACAAGAACACAGTTGCAATATCTTCTTCGGATGTGATGCTGTCCTTTGCTGCTTATCCAATTGAAATTCCTGGAGAG GTTGTTTTTCTTCACCCTGTTCACAACTATGCTCTAGTTGCATACGACCCTTCAACTCTAGGTCCTGTTGGTGCTTCTGTGGTTCGTGCTGCAGAACTACTTCCTG AGCCCGCATTACGTCGAGGGGATTCAGTCTATCTTGTGGGTTTAAGTAGAAGCTTACAAGCGACATCTAGGAAATCGGTTGTGACCAATCCATGTGCTGCTCTAAACATTGCCTCTGCTGACTGTCCACGGTACAGAGCAACAAATATGGAAGTAATTGAGCTTGATACCG ATTTTGGTAGTACATTTTCAGGTGTGCTAACAGATGAGCATGGAAGGGTTCGAGCAATCTGGGGGAGCTTTTCAACACAG CTGAAATTTGGTTGTAATACATCAGAAGATCATCAATTTGTGAGGGGTATCCCGGTTTATGCAATAAGCCAAGTTCTTGATAAAATCATAGCTGGTGCGAATGGACCACCTCTTCTCATAAATGGTGTCAAAAGGCCGATGCCACTTGTAAGGATTTTAGAGGTTGAATTTTATCCTACTCTGCTTTCGAAGGCCAGAAGCTTTGGACTGAGCGATGACTGGATACAA GCTCTAGTTAAGAAAGATCCAGTTCGACGTCAAGTTTTACGTGTTAAAGGTTGTTTGGCGGGATCAAAAGCTGAAAATTTGTTAGAACAAGGTGACATGGTTTTAGCAGTAAATAAAGAGCCTGTTACTTGCTTTCGGGACATAGAAAATGCTTGTCAAGCATTGGACAATGGGGACAACAGTGGGAATCTTAACATGACCATTTTTCGGCAG GGACGTGAAATTGATCTTCTTGTTGGTACAGATGTTAGGGATGGGAATGGCACAGCACGAGTGATTAATTGGTGTGGGTGTATTGTTCAGGATCCTCACCCTGCTGTGCGTGCTCTTGGGTATCTTCCTGAGGAAGGGCATGGTGTTTATGTGGCACG GTGGTGTCACGGTAGTCCTGTTCATAGATATGGGTTATATGCCCTACAATGGATTGTTGAAATTAATGGAAAATCAACTCCTGATTTAGATGCTTTTGTTAATGTGACGAAG G